One part of the Bacteroidia bacterium genome encodes these proteins:
- a CDS encoding amidohydrolase family protein, whose amino-acid sequence MKANIKYIIISLLLLGGQNLLAQNLIFNNVSLVDGLSSTAQPNMSLKVQDGKIVSIQSGKMDDEEGFTLIDLRGKYMMPGMIDSHVHLRNFSAAKTALYSGVTTVRSMGVSHFMDVGMRELAKEGAIESPEVLAAGYHVRPTMADGFYMDRPDLAYLKKDGIHGIKVISLTGQAMIDRKVDWIKTNATARAGLPNTDPREPYFDVDELKALVETGQKAGVPVAAHAHGDEGGFAAVAAGVKSIEHGTYLSPKTLDLMKEKGTYLVPTIAIVSDLKEPGGDYDIPLLAVRGRHMLPRIRETAKMAYEKGVKIIAATDTGYDPNSVMRLGLELEEFVALGMSPFEAIQAATSKAAKFLEVDDHTGSIQKGLEADLLIMENNPLENIGAIHDPLMVVNNGKIVVDRIFTK is encoded by the coding sequence ATGAAAGCAAACATCAAATACATAATCATCAGCCTTCTACTCTTAGGAGGGCAGAATCTTTTAGCCCAAAACCTCATTTTTAATAATGTCTCACTAGTAGACGGACTTTCTTCAACTGCTCAACCCAATATGAGCCTCAAAGTGCAGGATGGGAAAATAGTTTCTATCCAGTCCGGAAAAATGGATGATGAAGAGGGATTTACCCTCATTGATCTGAGAGGCAAATATATGATGCCCGGCATGATAGATTCCCATGTCCATTTGAGAAATTTCTCGGCTGCAAAGACAGCTCTATATTCCGGCGTTACTACCGTTCGTAGTATGGGCGTATCTCATTTTATGGATGTAGGGATGCGGGAGTTGGCGAAAGAAGGTGCGATAGAATCGCCGGAAGTTTTGGCTGCAGGCTATCATGTAAGGCCCACAATGGCAGATGGATTTTATATGGATAGACCTGATTTGGCATATTTGAAAAAAGACGGCATACATGGAATCAAAGTTATCAGTTTGACAGGACAGGCCATGATCGATAGAAAGGTGGATTGGATCAAGACCAATGCCACAGCCCGTGCAGGTCTCCCTAATACAGATCCACGTGAGCCCTATTTTGATGTGGATGAATTGAAAGCTTTGGTAGAGACCGGCCAAAAAGCAGGTGTACCTGTTGCCGCTCATGCTCATGGAGATGAAGGGGGTTTTGCGGCGGTTGCAGCTGGAGTAAAAAGCATAGAACATGGAACCTATCTAAGTCCCAAAACGCTGGATTTAATGAAAGAAAAAGGGACCTATCTGGTTCCTACCATTGCCATTGTTTCTGACCTCAAAGAACCGGGAGGAGACTATGATATCCCCTTGCTGGCTGTCAGAGGCCGTCATATGCTACCACGAATCAGAGAGACAGCTAAAATGGCCTATGAGAAAGGAGTAAAGATCATTGCGGCTACGGATACGGGATATGATCCCAATAGTGTTATGAGGCTGGGGCTTGAACTGGAAGAATTTGTAGCCCTGGGAATGAGTCCTTTCGAAGCAATCCAGGCAGCAACTTCTAAAGCCGCTAAATTTCTCGAAGTCGATGACCATACAGGTAGTATCCAAAAAGGCCTGGAGGCAGATCTTTTAATCATGGAAAACAATCCACTGGAAAATATTGGAGCCATTCATGACCCCTTGATGGTGGTGAACAATGGCAAGATCGTTGTAGACCGAATTTTTACTAAATAA
- a CDS encoding gamma-glutamyltransferase yields the protein MRAILITLLVSLLLPGSLFSQRTQKPVLHAKHWLAITGKPLGASAGAKIFNDGGNAVDAACAMLGATATMWDVLSWGGETQALIYNPKTKKVIGINALGVAPSGATPEFFLEKDMKYPPAFGPLAAVTPGTPGGLMTMLAEYGTMSLKEILAPAMEMAEGYPIEGQTADNIERNKERIKEWPYSKKVFLTHLGEEREAPNAGEIFVQKDLLNTLQKLVDAEADALKKGKSRKEAIYAAYNRFYKGDIAEELVRGTQEQGGLITKEDLANWKVYIEEPDMTTYKGIEVYKLTSWVQGPVLLQALNMVEQLDMSCMDYNTARYVHALYQVMNMSFADRDFYYGDPYYAPAEPMKGLLSKEYAKERVEQINWEKNEKDVKPGDPYKFQEGENPYLDYLKDWNNDISDLGPIRFQENQEFPQDESFYYGTTSIQAADEEGWVVSITPSGGWVPATIAGNTGVGLSQRMQSFVLKKEENPYNVVEPGKRPRATLTPSMALKDGKPYISFAVQGGDSQDQNQLQFFLNMVEFDMNVQEAVEAANINSFQMRGSFGAHPIRPGVMLIHESTPPWTRKKLREMGYKLEVQPRTSGPINAIFFDWLNGSMWGGSSNHGEDYGIGW from the coding sequence ATGAGAGCTATTCTAATCACGCTATTAGTTTCATTGCTCCTTCCCGGGAGTCTTTTCAGCCAAAGAACTCAAAAACCCGTTCTCCATGCGAAGCATTGGTTAGCCATTACAGGAAAGCCTTTAGGAGCCAGTGCGGGAGCCAAAATATTCAATGATGGCGGAAATGCTGTCGATGCAGCCTGTGCCATGCTAGGAGCGACAGCGACTATGTGGGATGTATTGAGTTGGGGAGGAGAAACCCAGGCCCTGATTTATAATCCGAAAACCAAAAAGGTAATAGGAATAAATGCTTTGGGAGTTGCTCCTTCAGGTGCTACTCCTGAGTTTTTCCTGGAAAAGGATATGAAGTATCCTCCGGCCTTTGGTCCGCTTGCAGCAGTAACCCCCGGAACGCCCGGAGGCCTGATGACTATGTTGGCCGAGTATGGTACGATGAGCCTGAAAGAAATTCTGGCACCGGCCATGGAAATGGCAGAAGGCTATCCCATCGAAGGGCAAACGGCCGACAATATCGAAAGGAACAAGGAGCGCATCAAAGAGTGGCCCTATTCAAAAAAGGTATTTCTTACGCATTTGGGAGAAGAAAGAGAAGCTCCGAATGCTGGAGAAATTTTCGTCCAAAAAGATCTACTAAATACTTTGCAAAAACTGGTAGATGCGGAAGCAGATGCACTCAAAAAAGGTAAATCTCGCAAAGAAGCCATCTATGCAGCTTACAATCGTTTTTACAAGGGAGATATAGCGGAGGAATTGGTGAGGGGGACACAAGAACAAGGTGGGCTTATCACAAAAGAAGATCTTGCAAATTGGAAGGTATATATCGAAGAGCCGGATATGACGACTTATAAGGGAATCGAAGTATATAAGCTCACCTCCTGGGTGCAAGGCCCTGTATTGCTCCAGGCCCTAAATATGGTTGAGCAACTGGATATGTCTTGTATGGACTATAATACAGCTCGCTATGTACATGCCTTGTATCAGGTCATGAATATGAGTTTTGCGGATAGAGATTTTTATTATGGAGATCCTTACTACGCTCCGGCAGAACCGATGAAAGGACTTTTGTCGAAAGAATATGCAAAAGAACGGGTGGAGCAGATCAATTGGGAGAAAAATGAGAAAGATGTAAAGCCCGGTGATCCTTATAAATTTCAGGAAGGTGAGAATCCTTATCTCGATTACCTCAAAGATTGGAACAATGACATTTCCGATTTGGGTCCCATCCGTTTTCAGGAAAATCAGGAATTCCCGCAGGATGAATCCTTTTATTATGGCACAACTTCGATTCAGGCTGCCGATGAAGAAGGCTGGGTCGTTTCGATTACGCCGAGTGGAGGCTGGGTTCCTGCTACCATTGCCGGAAATACGGGAGTCGGTTTGAGTCAGCGTATGCAAAGCTTTGTGTTGAAGAAAGAAGAGAATCCCTATAATGTAGTTGAGCCCGGCAAAAGACCGCGAGCTACTCTTACCCCCAGTATGGCTTTGAAAGACGGCAAGCCGTATATCTCATTTGCGGTACAGGGCGGAGATAGCCAGGATCAAAACCAATTGCAATTCTTTCTCAATATGGTGGAGTTCGATATGAATGTACAGGAAGCTGTAGAAGCCGCCAATATCAACAGCTTTCAAATGCGAGGATCATTTGGTGCGCATCCGATCCGACCCGGCGTGATGCTTATTCACGAATCTACTCCTCCCTGGACAAGAAAAAAGCTTAGAGAAATGGGCTACAAACTTGAAGTCCAGCCCAGAACTTCTGGCCCTATCAATGCCATCTTTTTCGACTGGCTGAATGGATCGATGTGGGGTGGCTCCAGCAATCATGGTGAGGATTATGGGATTGGGTGGTAG
- a CDS encoding M43 family zinc metalloprotease encodes MEDIYENLSARYLNIYADKDFYVANDAPISLSSEVLTTFFDTLRYVPVTYIANNDTLADNIFAPANKGRYTIKGVLPNGVISNILRVEAFDESDVERLKLQHNGVNYLTNNAWSYSGDFRQLVVIDGKEFELTQNEDIKLLLDGVAQDKKEGFQFDQAGEYDFSFKLGSLTSNIEKLYVREKKQFDEVDLPVVFHFINTDNFKSLAPSLISATNRLFSNTGISPDDVLRAGDNANKVNTYVKFSMASTAPAGENLDGPGIHVIEAGNGTITLGRMEQLARENYWNPNKYINIFVGSGNGWSFAGNAQLATLLGVDLPGAPSVDTEPNDPIYNRVFLNPNGGGMSVGTLAHELGHLLGLHHMFEVGCSLDGDYVTDTYAYNNPNGAFLNVTEDCLGNSFSKDNLMDYGGSERVYTYGQRERIRLVIEHGLFIPTPSNILKGKKKVMDPNRLIETNKPIE; translated from the coding sequence ATGGAAGACATCTACGAGAATCTTTCTGCCCGCTATCTCAATATCTATGCTGACAAGGATTTCTATGTCGCCAATGATGCGCCCATCTCATTGAGCAGTGAAGTATTAACTACCTTCTTTGATACCCTTCGTTATGTGCCGGTAACCTATATCGCCAATAATGATACCCTTGCAGACAATATATTTGCCCCAGCTAATAAAGGGCGATATACCATCAAAGGAGTACTTCCTAATGGAGTTATCTCAAACATTCTTCGTGTAGAGGCTTTTGATGAGAGTGATGTTGAACGTTTGAAGCTTCAACATAATGGAGTGAATTACCTGACCAATAATGCATGGTCCTACTCGGGTGATTTTCGCCAGTTGGTGGTTATTGACGGGAAGGAGTTTGAACTGACCCAGAATGAAGATATCAAGTTGTTGCTGGACGGAGTGGCTCAGGATAAAAAAGAAGGATTTCAGTTTGATCAGGCAGGAGAATACGATTTCAGCTTCAAACTTGGAAGCCTGACCAGTAACATCGAGAAATTGTATGTACGTGAGAAGAAACAATTCGATGAAGTTGATCTCCCTGTAGTTTTCCACTTCATCAATACCGATAATTTCAAGTCTTTGGCTCCCAGCCTCATTTCGGCTACCAACCGCCTATTTTCCAATACAGGTATTTCACCGGATGATGTATTAAGAGCAGGAGATAATGCCAATAAGGTCAATACCTATGTGAAATTCTCTATGGCTTCTACTGCACCGGCAGGAGAAAACCTGGATGGACCTGGTATTCACGTGATTGAGGCAGGAAATGGAACCATAACCCTCGGCCGCATGGAACAATTGGCCAGAGAAAATTACTGGAATCCCAATAAATACATCAACATTTTTGTGGGATCGGGCAATGGATGGTCTTTTGCAGGTAATGCTCAACTGGCAACTTTATTAGGGGTAGATTTACCGGGAGCTCCTTCTGTAGATACAGAACCTAATGATCCTATTTATAATCGGGTCTTCCTAAATCCAAATGGAGGAGGAATGTCAGTGGGAACGCTTGCACATGAATTGGGACACCTTTTGGGGCTGCATCATATGTTTGAAGTAGGTTGTAGTCTGGACGGGGATTATGTTACTGATACCTATGCCTACAACAATCCCAATGGAGCCTTCCTGAATGTTACGGAAGATTGCCTGGGTAATTCCTTTTCCAAGGATAATTTGATGGATTACGGAGGCAGCGAGCGTGTTTATACATATGGACAAAGAGAAAGGATACGTCTGGTGATTGAACACGGACTCTTTATTCCAACTCCTAGCAATATCCTCAAAGGGAAAAAGAAGGTGATGGATCCGAATAGACTGATTGAGACGAATAAGCCTATTGAGTAG
- a CDS encoding outer membrane beta-barrel protein — protein sequence MKKVILSVLFLSLVSLSFSQDQEQEKVSKIGVYAGLTQSTFYRTGFPSLPFDSGSLFGFEAGIDFPLVQNGNFESRLYLGYSIYGANETFADDAQSVETKVSFNALRLAAIPAIYTFDVDKFKVSAGIGGYAAYNLNESVSSTPDDVFFEEDLFSSLNYGLQLQLGLRYQRYILNLNLYNSLNNVAEAFIGPAVIKSKGSSLTVSYMF from the coding sequence ATGAAAAAAGTAATCCTATCGGTGCTTTTCCTGTCTTTGGTTTCCCTAAGTTTCTCTCAAGATCAAGAACAGGAAAAAGTATCAAAGATCGGTGTTTATGCCGGTCTCACACAGTCTACATTCTATCGCACTGGATTTCCCTCCCTCCCTTTTGATTCTGGTTCCCTTTTTGGCTTTGAAGCAGGCATTGATTTTCCTCTTGTTCAAAATGGAAACTTTGAGTCCCGTCTGTATCTGGGATACAGCATTTATGGAGCAAATGAAACCTTTGCTGATGATGCCCAAAGCGTTGAAACCAAAGTGAGCTTCAACGCCCTTCGTCTGGCAGCCATTCCAGCCATTTATACTTTTGATGTTGACAAATTTAAAGTCTCAGCGGGTATTGGAGGATATGCTGCTTATAATTTGAATGAAAGCGTATCTTCGACACCAGATGATGTATTTTTTGAAGAAGATCTTTTCAGTAGCCTGAATTATGGCTTGCAATTGCAGCTGGGCCTTCGGTACCAGCGCTACATTCTCAACCTAAATCTCTACAATTCCCTAAACAATGTCGCTGAAGCCTTCATTGGACCTGCAGTAATCAAGTCTAAAGGAAGTTCTCTGACAGTCTCTTATATGTTCTAA
- a CDS encoding sigma-70 family RNA polymerase sigma factor, with translation MEKETFIEIIKQHRSLIYKICHSYCSDPTDRKDLEQEIFLQLWKSMGRFDGRVKISTWMYKVALNTAIMFYRNHSRHRVNRSFWDHSLLSIQNEEKDEAYEEQISLLYRFINQLNDNEKALILLYLDGIKQKEIAEILGITETNVSSKISRIKKKLKDRVKLFK, from the coding sequence TTGGAAAAGGAAACGTTCATAGAAATCATTAAGCAGCATCGAAGCCTGATTTATAAGATCTGCCATTCCTACTGTTCGGACCCAACAGATAGAAAGGACCTTGAGCAGGAAATCTTCTTGCAACTGTGGAAGTCGATGGGGCGTTTTGATGGGCGGGTAAAGATTTCGACCTGGATGTATAAGGTGGCTTTGAATACAGCGATTATGTTTTACCGAAACCATTCCCGTCATAGAGTAAACCGGAGCTTTTGGGATCATTCGCTCTTATCCATTCAGAACGAGGAGAAAGATGAAGCATATGAAGAGCAAATAAGCCTCTTATATAGATTTATCAATCAGCTAAATGACAATGAGAAGGCCTTGATCTTATTGTATCTGGATGGGATCAAACAAAAAGAGATCGCCGAGATTCTGGGCATTACAGAAACCAATGTGTCCAGCAAGATTAGCCGTATCAAAAAGAAATTGAAAGATCGTGTAAAATTATTCAAGTGA
- a CDS encoding DUF2520 domain-containing protein, with product MKNRRKVALIGIGNLAHSLLPALRNSTCELLQLISRDEEKLKRYQKEYDVPEITSKLSELHPNAELVFLCLPDSLIEPTAIELAKLNRKHSIFLHTSGSISLQALESLGERRGVFYPMQIFTKDRITPFDDLPLFLEGNEEVFPVIDALAKTMSRKVFPLDSEDRLRLHMGAVMVCNFTNYLYRMAEENLPKKEGVHFNIYEPLIKEHIDKVFNFGPQKTQTGPAIRKDLPTILKHLQLLEEKEFQQDLYWEMSKLIRPDLEI from the coding sequence ATGAAAAACCGTAGAAAAGTAGCTCTCATCGGCATAGGAAATCTGGCGCATAGCCTTCTCCCGGCTCTCAGAAACTCAACTTGTGAGCTTCTCCAGCTTATCTCCAGAGATGAAGAGAAGCTCAAACGCTACCAAAAAGAGTATGATGTCCCGGAGATTACTAGCAAGCTTTCAGAGCTTCATCCTAATGCCGAATTGGTTTTTCTTTGCCTGCCTGACTCTCTCATTGAGCCTACAGCAATAGAACTGGCAAAGCTCAATAGGAAGCACAGTATCTTCCTCCACACATCGGGCAGTATTTCCCTACAAGCTTTGGAGAGTTTGGGCGAAAGAAGAGGGGTTTTCTATCCCATGCAGATCTTTACCAAAGACCGCATTACCCCTTTTGATGACTTGCCTTTATTTTTAGAAGGGAATGAGGAAGTTTTTCCAGTCATAGATGCCCTGGCGAAAACTATGTCACGCAAAGTCTTTCCCCTGGACTCGGAAGATCGACTCCGTCTCCACATGGGAGCCGTCATGGTCTGCAATTTCACCAATTACCTCTATCGCATGGCTGAGGAAAATTTACCGAAAAAGGAAGGCGTTCATTTTAATATCTACGAGCCCCTCATCAAAGAACATATCGATAAGGTCTTCAACTTTGGTCCCCAAAAAACACAAACCGGTCCTGCCATTAGAAAAGACCTTCCTACTATTCTTAAACATTTACAGCTATTAGAGGAAAAGGAATTTCAGCAGGATTTGTATTGGGAGATGAGTAAGTTGATTAGGCCTGATCTTGAGATCTAA
- a CDS encoding MBOAT family O-acyltransferase — MLFNSLTFAIFFPIVFLLYWFTWKDVRLWFTGKQLIAADTGQKLSGAVSSPFEGSRSIQSQNILLLIASYTFYGWWDWRFLGLIALSSITDYWVGLQLGKTEEAKRRKSLLYISLGLNLGMLGLFKYFNFFIESFIDAFSVFGLNLHYSSLQLILPVGISFYTFQTLSYTLDIYRRKLEPSKDPVSFFTFVSFFPQLVAGPIERASNLLPQFSKRRKFDYEASRGALKQILWGLFKKIVIADNCAIYANQIFGSSEELSGSVLLLGGIYFAVQVYGDFSGYSDIAIGTARLLGFKLLDNFKLPYFSSSISEFWRRWHISLNTWFIDYIYTPIALKRRNWGTYGILFAILFTFTTSGLWHGANYTFVMWGFLHALALAYETLTKKRRRKLKKKFHPLLWTGVSGCITFAFVVLTDIFFRAESIGHAAQYIGAMFSADLFALPDPLAQAKFMPWVLAFFVFEWLQRNRAYILELSFLPRLGRWMFYYTVIYLIFNYGASPQSFIYFQF; from the coding sequence ATGTTATTCAATTCACTAACCTTTGCCATATTTTTCCCAATAGTCTTTCTGCTCTATTGGTTTACCTGGAAAGATGTCCGTCTTTGGTTTACAGGCAAACAGCTCATAGCGGCTGATACAGGCCAGAAGCTATCTGGAGCTGTTTCGAGCCCATTTGAAGGGAGCCGAAGCATCCAAAGCCAGAATATCCTATTACTCATTGCCAGCTATACTTTTTATGGTTGGTGGGATTGGCGCTTTCTGGGCCTGATCGCATTGAGCAGTATTACAGACTATTGGGTCGGCCTGCAATTGGGAAAGACAGAAGAGGCGAAGCGGAGAAAGAGTTTGCTATATATAAGTCTGGGGCTGAACCTCGGCATGTTGGGACTCTTCAAATATTTCAATTTTTTCATCGAGTCTTTTATTGATGCTTTCTCTGTTTTTGGATTAAATCTGCATTACAGCAGCTTGCAATTGATCCTTCCGGTAGGGATCAGTTTTTATACTTTTCAGACCCTTTCCTATACCCTGGATATTTACCGGAGAAAATTGGAACCCTCCAAAGATCCGGTTTCCTTTTTCACCTTCGTGAGTTTCTTTCCGCAATTGGTGGCCGGGCCTATCGAACGGGCGTCCAATCTGCTTCCTCAATTTTCCAAAAGAAGGAAATTTGATTATGAAGCTTCACGCGGAGCTTTGAAACAAATCTTATGGGGCTTATTCAAAAAGATCGTAATCGCAGACAATTGTGCGATTTATGCCAATCAGATCTTTGGCTCCAGTGAAGAACTATCCGGGAGTGTATTGTTGCTGGGAGGAATCTATTTTGCTGTACAGGTATATGGTGACTTCAGTGGCTATTCGGATATAGCCATAGGTACTGCGAGGCTCTTGGGCTTTAAGCTGCTTGATAATTTTAAGTTGCCTTATTTCTCTTCTTCCATCTCCGAATTCTGGAGACGTTGGCACATCTCTCTCAATACCTGGTTTATCGACTACATCTATACTCCTATCGCTTTGAAGAGACGTAACTGGGGCACTTATGGGATCCTCTTTGCGATTCTATTCACCTTTACGACCAGTGGATTGTGGCATGGAGCTAATTATACCTTTGTCATGTGGGGCTTCTTACATGCGCTTGCACTGGCTTACGAGACCCTGACAAAGAAAAGGCGGAGGAAGTTGAAGAAGAAATTTCATCCTTTGCTGTGGACAGGAGTCAGCGGTTGTATCACATTCGCTTTTGTCGTACTGACAGATATATTTTTCCGGGCAGAATCTATTGGCCATGCCGCTCAATACATCGGGGCCATGTTCAGTGCTGATCTATTTGCTTTACCCGATCCTTTGGCTCAGGCCAAATTTATGCCCTGGGTATTGGCATTCTTTGTATTTGAATGGTTACAACGAAATCGAGCATACATTCTCGAACTCAGTTTCTTGCCGAGGCTGGGTAGGTGGATGTTCTATTATACGGTGATTTACCTCATTTTCAACTACGGCGCCAGTCCACAATCCTTTATCTATTTCCAATTCTAA